In Pseudomonas poae, a single genomic region encodes these proteins:
- a CDS encoding DUF1127 domain-containing protein, with the protein MSGMSDVRLALHGQELEAGQGSTMSATTSSRWMLFWRRSHTRKALLDMSVEQLRDIGLTAEQARREGVKPFWRG; encoded by the coding sequence ATGAGCGGCATGAGCGATGTGCGGTTGGCGTTACACGGTCAGGAATTGGAAGCGGGGCAGGGTTCGACAATGTCGGCAACTACCAGCAGCCGGTGGATGCTGTTCTGGCGCCGCAGCCATACCCGCAAGGCCCTGCTTGATATGAGCGTCGAGCAACTGCGCGACATCGGCCTCACTGCAGAGCAGGCGCGCCGGGAAGGCGTAAAACCCTTCTGGCGCGGTTGA
- a CDS encoding YkgJ family cysteine cluster protein encodes MSCNSQKISALRRQIPSFECVPGCHDCCGPVTTSPEEMSRLPRKTVAEQDAAMDELNCVHLGPSGCTVYDERPLICRLFGTTKTLPCPNGRRPVELIHPRVEKQIHEYMASTRQVLV; translated from the coding sequence ATGAGTTGCAACAGCCAGAAAATCAGCGCCCTGCGTAGGCAGATTCCTTCGTTCGAATGCGTGCCCGGCTGCCACGACTGCTGTGGGCCAGTGACTACTTCGCCCGAGGAAATGTCGCGCCTGCCGCGCAAGACTGTTGCCGAGCAGGACGCGGCCATGGACGAGTTGAACTGCGTGCACCTGGGCCCCAGCGGTTGCACGGTGTACGACGAGCGTCCGCTGATTTGCCGGCTGTTCGGCACCACCAAGACCCTGCCATGCCCGAATGGGCGCCGGCCGGTGGAATTGATTCACCCGCGGGTGGAGAAGCAGATCCATGAGTACATGGCCAGTACGCGGCAGGTGCTGGTTTAG
- a CDS encoding AsnC family transcriptional regulator, which translates to MRTNTQTKRELDKIDRNILRILQTDGRISFTELGEKVGLSTTPCTERVRRLEREGIIMGYNARLNPQHLKGSLLVFVEISLDYKSGDTFEEFRRAVLKLPHVLECHLVSGDFDYLVKARISEMASYRKLLGDILLKLPHVRESKSYIVMEEVKESLNLPIPD; encoded by the coding sequence ATGCGTACCAACACCCAGACCAAGCGGGAGCTGGACAAAATCGACCGCAACATCCTGCGTATCCTGCAAACCGACGGGCGAATTTCGTTCACGGAGCTGGGGGAAAAGGTCGGGCTGTCGACCACGCCGTGCACCGAGCGCGTGCGTCGGCTGGAGCGTGAAGGGATCATCATGGGCTACAACGCGCGGCTCAATCCGCAGCATTTGAAGGGAAGTTTGCTGGTATTTGTCGAGATCAGCCTCGATTACAAATCCGGCGACACCTTTGAAGAGTTCCGCCGCGCCGTGCTCAAACTGCCTCACGTGCTGGAATGCCACCTGGTGTCGGGCGACTTCGACTACCTGGTGAAGGCGCGCATCTCAGAGATGGCGTCGTACCGCAAACTGCTGGGCGATATCCTGCTCAAGCTGCCCCATGTGCGGGAGTCCAAGAGCTATATCGTGATGGAAGAGGTGAAGGAGAGCCTGAACCTGCCGATCCCCGATTAA